The Methanomassiliicoccales archaeon nucleotide sequence GACTGTTCTCAGGAAGGATAAGCAAAGGCATGGAGATGTGGGTTTCAGGTGCAGGCAATCCCAATAGAGTGCAAACGGTTGCGCTTTCAGTAGGTGCAGATAGGATACCTGTTGAGGAGATGGCTGCAGGGAATATAGTTGCTGTGGGGGGGCTAAAGGACGCTGTTGCCGGTGCCACGGTAACGACGATGAAAGACATGGAGCCGTTTGAGAAGATAACCCATTACACTGAGCCCGTAGTCACAATGGCAATCGAAGCCAAACATATGAAGGACCTGCCCAAGCTGGTGGAGGTTCTTAGAACAGTGGCTAAGGCCGATCCCTCTTTGAACGTGCAAATAAACCAGGAGACAGGAGAGAATCTCCTCTCAGGCATGGGAGAGTTGCATCTCGAGGTCACTATTTACCGCATAGTGAACGATCATAAATGTGAGATCAAGTCCTCGCCACCCATCGTTGTGTACCGGGAATGTGTAAAGCAAAAGGGTGGACCTTTCGAAGGTAAATCCCCTAACAAACATAACAAATTCTACATCGAAGTCATGCCTTTGGAGGAGTCTGTTTTCAATGCCATCAAGTCTGGTGAAATCAAGACTGAGGGCAAGATAAAAGATCCCAAGGCACTAGCGAAGCAGCTGCAGGACCTGGGAATGGATAAAGATGAGGCCAAAGGCGTGGTGGCATTCAAGGACACGAACATCTTCGTCGACGTAACTAAAGGCATACAATATCTCAACGAGACCATTGAGCTGGCAAAACAGGCTTTCGAGGAGGCGATGAATCTAGGTCCTTTGGCACAGGAGAAGGTCATGGGTCTGAAGGTGAGATTGGTGGACGCTAAGCTGCATGAGGACGGCGTTCACCGTGGGCCCGCCCAGGTAATACCCGCCGTAAGGAGCGGCATATATGGTGCCATGTGCCTGGGGGAAAGAGTGCTCATGGAACCTATACAAAAGATATTCATCAACGTTCCCCAGGATCTTATGGGTGATGCGGTGCGCGAAGTGCAGGCCCGCAGGGGCACAATCGAGGACATTCATCAGGAAGGCGAAGCTGCGGTCATCGTGGCCAAAGCCCCAGTAGCAGAGATGTTCGGTTTCGCCTCAGCAATCCGCGGAGCCACACAAGGTCGAGCGCTTTGGTCCACAGAGAATGCAGGTTTCGTCCGCGTACCACCCGAGCTTCAAAGCAAGGTAGTGGCTGAGATACGCAAGCGCAAAGGACTCAATCCAGAGCCTTATGATGCGAGCTATTACTCAGGCTGAGACCTGGAAAAA carries:
- a CDS encoding elongation factor EF-2; translated protein: MGRKEDNIKKAQSIMRDPRLIRNIGTAAHIDHGKTTLSDNLIAGAGMMSEDLAGKQLMLDFDEQEQARGITINAANASMVHKYEGQEYLINLIDTPGHVDFGGDVTRAMRALDGVIILVCAVEGIMPQTETVIRQALKERVRPVLFINKVDRLINELKVTPEQMQQRFVQIVTEVNRRIAQQLPEPLNKKWQVSVQEGTVALGSAFNNWAISAPYMKKSGISMKDVYNYCNNGDQKTLAKKSPVHEVLLDMVIKHVPNPMEAQKIRIPVIWKGDLNSEVGKAMLNCDPNGPTTFMVTKIIMDPHAGEVAVGRLFSGRISKGMEMWVSGAGNPNRVQTVALSVGADRIPVEEMAAGNIVAVGGLKDAVAGATVTTMKDMEPFEKITHYTEPVVTMAIEAKHMKDLPKLVEVLRTVAKADPSLNVQINQETGENLLSGMGELHLEVTIYRIVNDHKCEIKSSPPIVVYRECVKQKGGPFEGKSPNKHNKFYIEVMPLEESVFNAIKSGEIKTEGKIKDPKALAKQLQDLGMDKDEAKGVVAFKDTNIFVDVTKGIQYLNETIELAKQAFEEAMNLGPLAQEKVMGLKVRLVDAKLHEDGVHRGPAQVIPAVRSGIYGAMCLGERVLMEPIQKIFINVPQDLMGDAVREVQARRGTIEDIHQEGEAAVIVAKAPVAEMFGFASAIRGATQGRALWSTENAGFVRVPPELQSKVVAEIRKRKGLNPEPYDASYYSG